The bacterium DNA segment TTTAGTGATTGATATTTCCACGCTGGAGCGCGGCGGATGCAGTTGGAGCGGAGTTTTCGACTGAACGGCTGGAACTGGGCTGCGGCGCTGGCCGCGTTGGGGATGGTGCTGGCCGGTGTGCTGCTCAGCCTGGCCCCATTGAAAATCGGGCTGAGCGTGCTGGCCGGGGCGCTGTTCCTGGCGGCGGCGGTGCGCTGGCCGGTGCTGGGGGTGGCCGCGGTCTGCAGCCTGCTGACCGTGGAGGGTATCAGTTCCTCGCAACTGGGCCCTGTCACCGAGGTCCGCCTGGCCGGGCTGGCCGCGTTCGGCGCCTGGATCGTGCACGTGATGCTGTTCGGCCGGCGCCTGCGGCTGGGCCGTCCCCTGGCTTTCATCCTGGCTTTCGTGTTCTGGATCGGCCTGTCGTTCCTCTGGGCGCTCGACCCCAGCCTGGGCGGCAGCTACTATGTGACCTTGCTGCAGCTTGTCCTGCTCTACGTGATGACGGTCAACGTGGTGGAGACCCGCCGCGACCTGGCCCTGGTGCTGGGCGCGCTGATGCTGGGGGTGCTGGCCACCAGCGGCATGTCGCTGACGCTGATAACGCATAACATACTGGAGCGGGCCCGGACTTTCGAGGCCCAGAACGCCAACAACTACGCGGCCGTGGTGGGACTGGGGCTGGTGGCGGGCCTCTATTTCCTGAAACGGGGCCGCCACTTGTGGTCGAAGGGGCTGGCCTTTCTGTCGATACTCTGCCTGGCCGCGCCGCTGGTGATGGCCCAGAGCCGCAGCGGCTGGCTGGCCTCGTCCGCCGCGCTGGGCGTGTTCCTCTGGCACACGCGCCGCCGCTGGCTCAACATGGTCCTGATGCTGGTGTCGGCGCTGATCGTGCTGGCCGGCATCTATTACTCCGGCATGATCAATTTCACCCTGGTCGACCGGGCGGTGGATGTTGTGGAAGTGGGACAGCGCGGCTCCGACCGTTTCGACATCTGGGGCGTGGGCCTGGGGATGATCCGCGACCACCCTGTTCTCGGGGTGGGTTTCAAGCAGTTCGGCCGCTACTACAACTCCTACCGGGCGGCCTATCCCGGGGTGCGCAAAGATTTGATGAACAACCGCGACCCGCACAGCGTCTATGTGGGCATCACCGCCGAACTCGGGCTGGTGGGCATCCTGCTGTTCGGCCTGATATTCTTAAGCACACTGACCGAGTACCGTTTCCCGCCCGGAGATGCACCCTGGCTGGGAAGGACCCTGCTGGTCTACATCCTGGTCTTCGGGCTGGGCGGGACGGTTTACATGGCAAAGTACTACTGGTTGGCGCTCTCCCTGGCCGCGGCCTCCAACCGGCTGGCGGACAGTGAAATGCGGGAGGGTATATGATTG contains these protein-coding regions:
- a CDS encoding O-antigen ligase family protein — translated: MQLERSFRLNGWNWAAALAALGMVLAGVLLSLAPLKIGLSVLAGALFLAAAVRWPVLGVAAVCSLLTVEGISSSQLGPVTEVRLAGLAAFGAWIVHVMLFGRRLRLGRPLAFILAFVFWIGLSFLWALDPSLGGSYYVTLLQLVLLYVMTVNVVETRRDLALVLGALMLGVLATSGMSLTLITHNILERARTFEAQNANNYAAVVGLGLVAGLYFLKRGRHLWSKGLAFLSILCLAAPLVMAQSRSGWLASSAALGVFLWHTRRRWLNMVLMLVSALIVLAGIYYSGMINFTLVDRAVDVVEVGQRGSDRFDIWGVGLGMIRDHPVLGVGFKQFGRYYNSYRAAYPGVRKDLMNNRDPHSVYVGITAELGLVGILLFGLIFLSTLTEYRFPPGDAPWLGRTLLVYILVFGLGGTVYMAKYYWLALSLAAASNRLADSEMREGI